The following nucleotide sequence is from Amia ocellicauda isolate fAmiCal2 chromosome 14, fAmiCal2.hap1, whole genome shotgun sequence.
GACACTTTTATTGGCAAACAATTTAATACACCACAGTCTCAGCAGACTGGGTACAGACGCCACCTAGTGGTCTCCTATAggcaaaacaatatttaaaggcACAGGTCATACACACTGATTCCAAGTGTGTTTAAGCTCTGATTGGCTTTTTAATGCTTTTCTAACAGAGGGTACATTAATATCCACTCATCTGTGAAACACAATGGTGTAAACAACAGAAAATCCAATTGgcacacatatacaaataaataaaaaagtaatgaaTTCACAGGAAATTAAGTTTAATTAGAGGCCCATTATGAAGGCACAGTCGTGTTCAATTAAACCGTAAAATCACACGCTGTCACAGTCAGCTGGAGGACAGTCGGACATCAGTTGATATGGAGAAGATTTTCTTGAGTGGAGGGCACGGGTGTATTTGTAcacatctgtctctctctccatccctctctcttttaaaagccgtaaacattttcaatactGGGGTACCTTTCAAGGGGTTTCTTTGTTTAGTGTAGCAAGTGCATGTGCATTTCATGTtcggaaagagagagaaagagagagcaacACACAGCCAACCCAGGGGACTGCAGCAAACTCCACAAaccacttacacacacacacagatcagaGCAGATTGTGGAAGCAAACGGCCATGTTGGGATATTTGAAAGACAAGTTTTTTCATCGTTATGCAAGTGAaatttgttaaaaacaaaagaaaaagacagtGCTGCAATTTacttgtgtgtgcgtctgtgtgtgggaGGGTCGATTTAATGAACAATTACTTTAGTGCAATTAAAATACAGACCAGAACGACAGGTGAGGAAGAGACAGAGctaaagagagagaaactgaaCATGTTGGGCATAAGAATTCGCACCGAGTGGAtgatgggtgggtgggtgggaatTTTAAACATCCTCTCTGAGGATCCCACTGTTGTTGCCCCCGCAGATGCACACGCACAGCAAGGCACAGCACCCCCCCACGAGCAGCACCCCCAGCAGGATGTACACCAGGGTGGTCGTCCAGAAGGCGAACAGGTACAGCGTCTTGTTGCAGAAGTCGGCGGCTCCGGGGGTGTAGTTGGGCTGGTAGATGGAGTAAATCCACACGTTCCCTGGGAGGGTGGCAGAGCACAGATggacgtgcacacacacacacacacacacacacagacacaggcacgcacacacaaccctCATTAGCTTCAGCACTGTGTGAGCAGCTGCCTGGAGCCCCCGATGAACTAGCCTAGTAGAAATGTTATGCACTGCGTCTTGGACACCTGGATTAAGCCCAACAAATCACGTCAACTGAGCAGTTTAATGATACCTAATATATCTttatatagttaaaaaaaacagaaggcaCTTCGGGCCCAGGGTTGCGGCCCCACTGGCTGTACAGCGAGCCCCCAAGTTGTGGCAGAGAAAAAACAAGGCAACTTTCTCAGGGGCAATCAAACTGGGTTTATTATTGGGCAGGAGTCCACGGTTTGGGCTCGGTCATGCATCGTCTTTCAGACACGTTGCAACAAACTTAAATGCTGCGTTGCACAAAAACGGAAAGACATTAAGATGACAAAAGCTGTACTTCGTACTGGCAACGCTATCCGACATCTCACTCCCCGTTCCTCTCTATAAACTCAGTATTCTAACGGCACTGTACAGAAAAGGGAGCGGGCAAGGTAAACCAGTGTCACAGACATACTAATAGAAGcgcatataaaaatgtttaatgcaCTCTGTATATGGGTTCATTACAAGCTGCGATAGGAACTAAAGCTATTTGTGGTGAGAGTCAGTGGAATAGGTGTCCGCAGAGGAAACATTTCTACAGCAACTGTCTCTGAATGAACCTCAATGCAAGAGTATCCCCTGCGGACAGTTACAGAAACCATGTGGGGATACTTCTTATTCTCAACTAATTGAAGAACATTAAACTTATGCGGGTAAAGCTTTTATGTCAGATACACTCATTGAGTAATTACGGTCGTCCATGAGCAAGTGTCATTCTCAGTTTGACTCTTTGTAGCCCGTTAAACAGGAACATATTTGTAATGCTATtatactattatatatatattataggaGAGGATGCTTTTTTTGGGCTCCAACGGTTTGATAATACGATcgtttaagattttttttttttaaagcaaatagTGAACTTAAAAGTTCTTGGCAGggaacatccacacaaaacaaaactgaaagcacACGTTTGTTACTTATTATCATATCATTAGTTCTTTTGCATCACTGCGCTtacccgccccccccccaccatagCACAGAACACAACACTACATAGCCGAGAACACCACAAAACTGCACAGCCCTCCCCCCCATGCTCCACACTCATTTGCATAGAAGCCTGACAAGATCAGACTCATCCTCCACCTCTCCGCTCTGTTACTGCAGTGCTACAGCCCTTCCCACCCTCGAACCCGCACTGCAGGCCGGCCGTCTGTGCCATTAAAGTACACAGAACCTACACAGGGGCTACTCCTACACACCTGGAGATAGAATCTAACTCCACAACACGTCTCCCCCCCGGCTGGGCACAGCCCCTTACCTGTGATGAACCAGCAGAAGAGGAAGAGGGACGCCAGCGATGTCCAGGTGGTGCAGACGTTGCCCAGCAGCCCCCCGGTGCCGCCCTCTTCCTCGTTCTTAgtgcagggcaggcaggccagcaGGCTGAGGGCCACCGTGAAGACCCCCGAGACCACCAGGTAGATGGGGATGTAGCGCTGGCGGGGGCAGTCGTGCAGGTACAGCACgcctgggggagggggagaagaATAAAACAATGGGGGATAGTCTCCACAAAAATGGCaacgtgtgtgtgcatgtactttaaaaaagtattgatatgtatttgcaaagactTCAGTTATGCATTTTCactagtattttatattctccattttcaggcatttgtatttaaatcaaTGAGTTGCATTGCAATAATCACAACAACACAAGCACTGCACAACATTAACACAACAGAAGAAGATTAATGACAATCAGTCCCAACAAGGAGAGCGGGAGAACTCGTCTCCTCTGCGCCCCTCTATTACCCAGTGGGGGAGGAGACGAGACAGAGAAAAATGGGGTGTCTAAAGAGTCAATTGGAGACTTGAAGGTCAATTGCAACGAACTGAAAGCAGTACTAACCGGAGACAATCCCGTGGTTAACGCACAGCTCCGTAATGAACTAGTCCATAGGTTAAATACCCACTGCAACAAACTCGGCGGCTGAAGTTAGTCTTCAGCTGCGGTCGGAAAAAGGTCTCCATTGCAGCAAACCCCTAAACCACTGCTACTGCCTCTAGAGGAGGCAAAGTATGGGACTAACTTAGACCCACTCCAGCTACGGACTAACTATGCATAGTACCGTACTAAGGGGAACAAAATGTACCAAATCACAATGTACTACTTTTGTAACTGAACTACTCATAACTCGATTCATAATCAGTAATCGTTTAGTTTTACATATTAAATAGTTACGTTTTTGTTTGTGACATtgacaaaatgtattaataatgctCTGGTGTACACTGGTGAAATTGACACCACAgctaacaaaaaatataattaaaataagaaccAGTGTACAGATTGCCATTTGAAGGGTTTTATGAAATACTATGAAATAATACTGAAAGCTTTACATGAATAATTACCCAGCTGGAACTGTAATGcactattatattaataatatggaGTTAATATGTTGTGCTGAGTTTATTGTGATGTACAAATGAgactatttgaaaatacaagCCATagattgaaatacaaataactgaaaaacacatacggaaatacatatttgaagtatttgcaCAATACATGTCAACActttaaaagtcaaatacattcaagtagtaattgtgaaacaggatacaatttatacatttgaaaataaagattttGTGAAAGTATTTGAAGTAATTGGaaatgcagaaaataaatatttgatccaggtctggtgtgtgtgtgcatgcgtcaCAGTTTGTATCCATACTCACCGATCACAATCTGGGCCACAGGGATGGCACTCGTGATGATTTTGGAGATAACTGTGGAGAGAGAGGTCACAGTCAAACCTATTCACCCCCTTGATTTGAAACACTATTAGTCCCTTCGCTGAAATGACGCTGTGCGTTGAACTGGACCTGTGCGTCGACTCGTATTTTCTCTGGGCTTGTGGAGCACAGATTTGGGTCAAGAAAATAAAGTaagaatacagtgtgtgtgtgtgtgtgtgtgtgtgtgtgtgtgtaaacacaGGACGACCGTTCAGTTTGGCTCATGATGCGGTTGTGCTGTGTGGGCTCAGGTGAGGGGGTCGGGGGTCACAGGGGTACCTAGGCTGGGGGTGTTGAGCGTGGGTGGCTTGGGGATGTTTTGAAGGAGGTCTCTGCGTTCGTCCATGGTCACGGGCACTCTGAAACCTGGGGCGGAGATGGAGAGTCACCAGTGAGAAcagggagacacacacactatgtaaCCGAGTAATAGATACTGATAACACAAAGCCACACTCTCACCCACATCTTGCAGAACAGCagcaaaaaaacactttaaagaaATCCACACAGGAAGTTAACAAACACTTACTGCAGACACCCAGGAGTCACACACACTCAGCAAAACGTTAAGACTCAGTGCGTGATCTCTCATGTGACACCCAAAATGGTTTGAGTTTATAACAGAATCACACTGCCAACCGTGCACAGCCCTGAAAGAGTCTTTATACCCGTCACACTGCTACAAAATCAGATCGGTTACACTGTCTTCCGGCACAGCTACCACAACTTAAACTAGGCCTGTGTCTGCGCGAAGATCTTTTAAATATCTGATCGAACAtctcttaaaaacaaatatggttACAAAATAAGGCTGTGcataaatgaattaattaattccacCTTACACAAAACCTAAAACACAACCCCTGTATCGCAGGGAAAAGGTCAAGCAGCTACGAATGAAACTTGCTCTCCAACTTTTAGgccttaaacaaacaaaagttcATTCCAATCTTCTGCATCAGTGCGTCACATTCTTGCAAAAACAAAGTCAGGtagaacatgcatttaaatctgTTAGCGGCAATAATAATAGTGCTGTTGAAACTAGTTATCCCTCTGAAACAAGTGTGACAAAtagatgtactgtactgtaagataacatgtttaaacattgtattttgtgAATATATAGGCTAACTTACTACAACTATTATTAAAATTAGCAGAAGAATTAAAAGTCTAGGAAAGAGGTCTAATTCAAAAAGTACTCTAATTTGTATGCTATTGAAAACATTGTCCGATTGTGAAGTTGGTTTGGATACAGATctatttactaatattattattaatagatgAAGCACATTGTGTATTCTGCGTCACAGTGCAGAGACGGTAATACGGTAGAGGGATCCCCTGTGTGACACGCTGCGCGAGGCACCAACGCAGTGACGGGGAGTGTATTCTGATTTTTAGAGCCGGAGCATTCTGCTGGACACTTGAGCATCCTGGGGCCCTGCAGTCAGGCCCTTAGGAACCAGAGGCCCCCGGTACAACATTGAGGGACAGCGTCCTGGTCGAGTAGAACCTCCCCCCCCAGGTTGTACTTGGTTTTTGGTGTCAGTAAGGACGGGTTCCACGCTGCGTAATGAGATCTGACCTTTATCACAACCTGGAAACTTAAACACCCAGAATGCCCATATGCACACTTCTCTCTATATAACACACTGGCTATTTCTCACACACATCAGTAATTCTCAGTGTGACTAGACGTGCTACACAGTAGCAGCCCACAATGAAGAGGCTTATGAGTCAGAATCCAGACTGAACACAATGCCCTCTTTATCATTacatttacttagcagacagtCTTATCCACGTCGAGTTACATGGTCTGAATAAACGCCAAGCCATGACATTCCTTACCCAGGACGGACATACAGCTTTCACAAGAAACGTTGCCAAAGCATCACAAATTGCACTGAACGTTATAAGAGAAACATCCCCGTACAACCTGAATGATGCCCCCAATGCTGAGACCGTCTGCATATGGCCGGTGCGTTCAGCTGTCGGCTTCAAACAGGGTCAGTGTTCCTATTGACACACCGGAACACTTACTTACTGATTGTGGGTGGTTCTCAGTAGGTCTCCAGCCATTTAAACCATTCTTGAAACTCCCCTGTATTCAATACCCCATCCCAACACACATTGCAGAAGTACATTGGAAGTGTTGGAGGATGCTCCGTTTTATTCTGGGCGTTGTGTCCGCACTTTAAACTACATCAAACGTACATCTGCTTGATTGTTGTCTCTCTTTCCTACATGAAATGAAGGCGTAGTGGTTTAAAAACACGGATTGCACACGgagtgaaattaatttaaaaaacttgCTCACTGCCTGTCTATCAGTAACTCCACCACCACCGATATCAGTGTTAAAGTTCAGATGTTTGACTCTTGAGGTTTTCCTGACGGTGGATCAACGCAAGTCACAGGACTCGACGCGCAGCCTGTGGTCGCGTACTTGgttgcgcagatgtccgcagatctgatcggctccaccaatgggagtggcgcgattctgcagatctgctaAACGAATATAATTGCGAAACAAGACACTGCCCGTCCTAGAAACCATGTCCGTTCGCATTTTCCTCCGTTTATTCGCTGGCTCTCACGTAAAGATGTCACAAGTGAAAAACAAAGTGAATACACAGCTGTGTGCGCTTAGTTGTAAGTGCCAGTCTGAGCGATCGAACTGATCGAACTGATCGAACGCGGGAGGCGACCGAACACGCCATTCGGAACGCAGGGCGAGAACTTAACAAATGCATTGACGGATAGATAAATACGTTGTTTGTTTTCGTTGTCGTCCCCCAAGACGGACAACAGCTGGGacaccaaacaaacacacacacacaaactgacctCTCCAACttagcaaaacaatacaaaaacaatgcaaatgcacaacacacacaattgcAAACGCAGAGTCGCTTTGTTATCATGCAACGCCGGCCCTGAGAGACGCTGTGTTTGTTGTCGGTGGCGGATagttaagttaatttaaaaCTACACCCAAGTTGGGTCTATTGGACCTGAACTATAAACATAGTTGTTCTTTTTATAACAGTATCTCTAGCTGTCACCCCCAAGCTAACAGACTCCCACTGGTGTTTCCATATGTTTAAAAGCAAATAGTAGCTCACCTGAGGTCAGGCGGTGTTTGCACGGAGGCCAGCTGACTGCAGGGCAATGAGAAGCGCAATGAATCTGCTTTGCGGGGCAGCGGCGCACTTCCTTCTTCCTGCTGCCGGATGAGCGCACAGgtccgcaggtctgcgcggctgcaccaatgggatcgctgggatTGTGCAGGTCTGCGCACAGCTGTGGAAAGTCTGCGCTAGCTGCAAAGACGTGATCACAGGTCTGAGCGTGTGGCGCTGCGTTTGGGTTGAAGTGAAGTgcgtgtgaaagtgtgtgtgacagagaaagaggaagaggagagacaggagagagaaacagaaagagagataaATGACCTAGACCGAGAGGGAGGGCACACACAGGGACCAGAAAGAAGAACCACGTCATTCCGTGTAGAATAACTAACGAAAAACAATGAcatcgataataataataataataataataataataataatacaacatctCTATTTAGGATTAAATGGGATAGATACACAATATGTTATCGTTTTATCACGCATTACAATGCGCCATGACGCTGTTTATACTTTCCATGCAACGCCTTTAATAGTATCCAGACATatcttgatttgatttgattttagatTTCCCCACATTAACATTGAACCGAATCAACACAAAGTCACCATTAATTTGTGAGGCATTCCCTTTATTGTATGTCTGGTAACAACTGATATGGAGTATTTAGGTCTATTGTATGTTTACAGTATTATAGAAATTGGGTTAACTGGCTGATTGGGAAAGTTGAAGAGACACACAGTGACCCAGTGACACAATGActgtgacacagagacacagagtgcAGTGACACAATGActttgacacagagacacacagtaaCCCAGGGACACAATGTCTAtgacacagagacagtgacATAGAGACACAAAGAGACAGTAAAACAGATACAgtgatacagagacacacagaaaaaaatcaTAGATGGAATGCGTGataatgttaaaaaacaaaacaacatataaAAAGAGTATGTTGTTGTCTATTCAAATCAGATGACGCACAAGTGAAGAGAAACAGAAACTTAACATTTTTGTCAGGAGAGAGATAAACCCAACTAACCCGTGCAACATTGTTAAAACACAGCTGTGCTAATAACAAGGTGGCAAGATTGTGATAAAGTGAACTTAAAAGTGAAGAATATGACACTATGGCAACACCAATTGGTGTCTCCAGGGcatattttcaaaacattgtaaagtaatcttataaaataaaatgtgtgtaagGAAAATCATCAATTAAATATAACATGTATATTGGCTTTCAAATTGTTTCTAAGAAATTCTCAGAATATTTCTCTTTTTGGTCTGTAAAGATAAGatcttaaaaacaaagaggTCTGGAGAGGTATCTGAGTAAAGGACATAAAAATGACTAAAGAAAGACAAACCCTAAACAGCTCCTCAGATACAGAGAGATCAGTGGCGATTGGTGGAAACCACAGATACAGTGCTTAGGCTGCTAAGGAATAAATATATTGTGATGCTGTGTGGGCTTAGTTTGTAGTGGACACCCAACAAGCACGattgggtcgaatggcctcctctcgtttgtaaacttccttatgttcttatgaatctAAAACTTCAGATAATTAATTCCAGTGGTCAATTTACTGCTAGATTTACAGAAAAAAGAAGACGGCAAGCAAAATTGGCATTTCATCCTTTGAAAATATTAGAGGAAACGATTATCTTTGCCTTGATACCGCGATATATGAATATATCTTTCATTGattcattttgaaattaaagAACACCTCCATCTAAATGCAGGGGAACCTGTCAAGTCTTTTAAACCTTATCCAAGACACCGAATTCAAGCTGATCAGCCCCACAGGAAAACATCGGTCATGTCCCTTCGCCCCTGATTTTAATTATACTTCACACAGTAAAGAGTATAGTTTGCACAGTACAAACACACTTATCAGATTACACACCTGCTGGGTTTCAGTGGAAGTCTGAAGTCCCTAAACTGCCCCTGGTGTTGAGGAGTTGGTACTGCAGTTTCACTTTCTAGTAATTGTCTACCAGAACCTGTCAGACTCTGTGTTTTGCCCCACGTTCTCCAGTACCTAGCGTAGGGACTAGTACTCTGGTCCAGGAGAGACCAGGCTAGtccacagaaagaaagaaagaaagaaagagggaaagaATGAGAGCAGACTATGCCGCCTGAAAAGAAAGCAGATAGCAGCTTCCACACAGAAATGCTGTCAGGCGAGATGCCATCCTTAACAGAAGATATGATGTCATATCCTTGTGGTTTCCAGTACACAATTTgtgaaacagaaaatgaaaactaaaaataatatagGAGCCTTTTAATGCCCACAATGTCTTTATTAAGACTTTATTCAGTGTTAagtaaacaaattattattattattattattattattattatttcttggcagatgcccttatccagggcgacttacaacataagtgtaaaacaaagtgcaaaaatacagtgaagtaaaaggcatcaatcattacaaattcaattaaactaaaacatagcaattcataataatacattttacaaattccaatttacaaataAGTGTGTCTGAATGTTCGTTTAAGATGGAGGAGGTCAGCATCTTACCaagattgaaaataataatttcaaaagtCCTGTTTTTCCTCAATCGtcagcacattaaactgtaagaCCATCATGGCATCAGCCCCTCCACACTTGACGTCCACACAGGGTTTGTGTTGCTGgtatttcatgtgtgtgtgtcggagagtgcagccgtgtgtgtgtgtgtatgtgagtgccACAGTGTGGGCGTGTTTCATGTTCCATAGTTAAGTACGACTGCAAAAATTGTATCACCTTCACAATTACCAATAATTTGCTGAACAAAAGACAGATCTAGTTGCTTATGGTTTTGCAGTAAACTCTTTATTATAGGGATAATATGGGTAGAGCAGTAAGAAGGCAGAAGGCACAGTGTCCACAGTGTCCATTACTGTCCACAGTAATGAGTGCAGAAAACAATTCCATCAAATCACCAAAAAGATCCTGAGAGAAAGATTTATCTCAGCATCTTAGTACATACAGTAAGTCTGATTGTTAGGGTTGAAGCAAAACAGCAATGGTACAGCTACAGACACGTGTGTACGCACACATGGACATGGAGTCAGTGTCTGTGGTTGTTGGGGGTGTTGACTGGTAACTCATGCAGAGTGAGAGACCATATCAGCCCCAGCCCCAATCCTAATATGGCAAAAACAGAGCTGAAGAAAAAGTACAGGTACAGGGCCGTGCTGCAGTAGTCCGGTCGACCGGGGCTGGAATTGGGCTCAACCCCATAGTCCCAGGGAATACCTGAGACAGAAGCAAAacaagatgatgatgattttaattaaaacaatcagcAGCATCGACTTCAATACCAATACCAACATCATCAGTTATCATCATCAATATGATAGGGTCGTTCCGCAACACTGAAATAACCCAGTGGTCGACAGGGATGAGCCTCCATACCTGTGACCAAAAAGATCAGGTATCCGATGGCgaaaagaaaagtgaaaatCTCGCACTGGGACCTCTGCTCACTCTGGGTGTCCCTTCCCATGGAGTGGGTGACATAACCCAGCAATAGCAGGGCCGGGGCCAGCACACCCTTCAGCTGCAGATGACTGGACATGGATGGCTGGAGTGGACATTCATTCGAGTGCGTTGCCCCTGTGCGACAAGGAGACAAGGGTGGGAGACAGAGATACATGCATGgagggagacagggagggagagagagacacagacaacgACAGGAGTGAGACTGATAAACAGGCCGTGAGACAGATtcctcagacagacacagatggACAGTGAGAGGGTAGAGAATAGTGACATACAAAGAAAGAGGTAGTgggatagaggagagagagagagagaaatttgaaagaaatacagaCAACCAGGTTACTTGCATTGTTAAGGTATTTATAAAGTGAGTGTGTTCTTACCCATGATGATATCAAATATGGATAGAGTAACCACTGCTAAGGAGATAActggagaaagaaagggagagagggaggggaagagagaagagagggagagggggagagacaggggggtggagggagggagagagggacagagagatagAACTGCTGTGACACACATATCTGAAACCTGCAGTAACACTGAAGTATCTGAAATAACACTTATATCATTGTGTTTGGAATCTCATTTACTTCACAAATGGAAACAAAGCAACACATGTATAATACCACTGTTCCTCTCATGCACCATAACATTGCCTGCACACTATTCACTGTAAACAAAATCGAAACATTACCGGTTATCTTATTATACACAAACCATTTGTATTGTGAAGAGATTTGTCATCTAACTACAGCCTGACATAGAAGATGATATTGCGCGATATTAGAATAGCAATTAGAATTTAATCATGggcaccaaatgtaaaacagcacacACTGAAATCTGTTTTCACAGATTTAGTAAATAAGTAATGCTTTTCCccacatttatagatatctcatttaaaataaatactttaataaatgcTAAAACTCTATTTtgattaatacatttgtatcgtttgattaaatatttagcaaaatcctgtaacttgccctgggtGACTTATAGTTTAAGGGCTACTTTGAAATCATGTCCCATCACAGTGTCCCAGTGAACATGGAGTCATACGGTCATGCTACCACATATTTTGCAGCGTCTGTTGTCAGCAGTGAGAGGTCATAGGTCATGCAGGTACCTCTGAGCAGCAGGTATTGCAGAAACTGTGGCCCATTCCTCTGCTGCTCCATTTTCAGTGACACTCAGAGCCCTGGGGGAGACATTGAGTCAACAATAATGTCAATTagatacattttttctttttaaaaagtatccacacacagacccacacacttacacacacaaacctaacacaacaaacacacagacacacaaacctcACGTGCAGTCGGCAGATACAGTTAATTGTCTATTTTGCTTTACACTATTCTTGTGATACAAGTCACACAGGTGTTTTTCCCCAGCTGTAGTTTGTTCAGAATAATCTTCACTCTGTCAGTGTTGGATTGAACCAGCAAGCTGTTCCTATTTAAATGCTTGATATATTATACTACAGTATCTACTTCAGCAGCTGTGTGTGACGGGAGCGGCTATTGGTTGTACTAGCCAAGGTAGTAGGCCTGTAGACTGTACTGtagaggttcccaaactggggtTCTCGCTAGGGGGTCTGCAGGAAAATCTATCTCCACCCcccaaaacatatattttcattattttttaaatacatattttagttgATCAATTATAAAagaacatacatacatccatctCAATAGGAGTGATTTT
It contains:
- the LOC136768423 gene encoding transmembrane protein 272, which codes for MDERRDLLQNIPKPPTLNTPSLVISKIITSAIPVAQIVIGVLYLHDCPRQRYIPIYLVVSGVFTVALSLLACLPCTKNEEEGGTGGLLGNVCTTWTSLASLFLFCWFITGNVWIYSIYQPNYTPGAADFCNKTLYLFAFWTTTLVYILLGVLLVGGCCALLCVCICGGNNSGILREDV